In the Candidatus Poribacteria bacterium genome, AGTCTCAACTATCGCTTGAGCCAGCACGCCATCTTTCCTGCGCAAATCGAGGATGTGAAAGCCGCTGTCCGGTGGCTGCGCGCGAATGCGGAAACCTACCGCCTTGACCCAAACCGCTTTGCGGCATGGGGTTCATCTGCTGGTGGACACCTCGTCGCCATGCTCGGCACGACAGGCGACGTAGCGGAATTTGAGGTAGGTGAAAATCTGAAGGTGTCCAGTCAGGTGCAAGCCGTGGTCGATTACTTCGGTCCCACGGACTTCCTTCAGATGGATGCGCAACGCCTTCCAGATGGACTCGTACATGACGACCCTGACTCACCAGAGTCTCGATTGGTAGGAGGTCCCATTCAGGAACATAAGGATCGCGTCGCAAGAGCCAACCCAATCACCTACGTGTCCAAAGACGATTCGCCTATTCTGATTATCCACGGGGATCAAGACAAACTTGTCCCGTATCATCAGAGCGTGTTGTTAAAAGATGCGTTGGAAGCAGCGGGTGTCCCGGTTACGTTTTACAAGGTAGAAGGGGGAGGGCACGGCTGGTTCAGAGATCCAAAGGTTCCAGAATTAACGAAAGCGTTCCTTGAAAAACATTTGAAACCATAGCGTAACACGCGTCGCATAATTCGCATAACATTTAACAGCATACTTTGAACAAAGTCCGACTTCTACGAGTCGGTTTGCTTTAAAAAATCGCAGACACAGATCTTGGTGAATGCCAATCAACAGGGAATGTATGAGAACGTCGAAGCATGATCTAACGCGCGGGAGCATTTCAAAAACGCTTTTACGACTCGCTATACCCACATTTGTCAGTCAACTACTTCAAGATATGTTTAATGTCGTCGATATGATTTTCGTCGGTCGATTGGGCCCCGCAGCCCTCGTCGCTGTCGCGATGAGCGGAAATCTACTACGGCTCGTAAGCATTCTGGCACATGGGATCTCAACCGGGACAATTATTCTCGTGTCTCAGTTTCTCGGTGCCCGGAAACGTGTGCAAAGCGAGAGCATTGCGATGCAAGCCTTGACGCTCAATGTGGTGTGTGCACTGGGCATTGGGTGTTTGGGTTATCCGTTAGCTGAATTTGGATTATGGTTAATGGGTGTCGAGCCAGAAGTGATTCCGCTCGGTGTTCCCTATCTTCGCGTGATGCTACTTGGAGCGGTGACGATGTTTCTATCCCGCACCCTCACCGCGATTTTCCGTGGTGCCGGGGATGCGGTGACACCAATGGTCGTCCTGATCTTTTCGTCGATTGTTAACATCGTTTTAGATCCGCTGTTAATCTTTGGAATCTGGAGGTTTCCGCGACTTGGAGTGGTTGGTTCAGCGTATGCGACAGTGATTGGACGAGGACTCGGCAGTGCAATACTCCTTTACCTCTGTTTTAGAGGGCGGGGTGTGATTTCTCTGCGTCATGTTGAACGTCGTCCAAACCTTTTAGTATGGGGACAAATCATGAGATTGGGGATTTTTAATGCGATGCAGGCGTTGTTGCGGCATGGCTCCCGCGTGTTGTTTATTCGAGTCGTCGCTATCTTTGGCACCGACCCCGTCGCTGGCTACGCCATCTGTATGCGGCTGCGTAGTCTTGTTATGCATTTTGGCACTGCCTTCTCAAACGCTGTAGCACCGATGGTCGGGCAGAATATTGGTGCCAACCGTATTGATCGCGCCGAAAAATCCGCGCAGTTAGGGAGCATTTTAGCGGCAGTCGTT is a window encoding:
- a CDS encoding alpha/beta hydrolase — its product is MMSITITLILILFIVVTISVLVQRQGAAEAMKVPDGVTVYRDLGYVTDGHERQTLDLYVPDTGENLPLIIWIHGGAWRGGDKTHYTPKEYLKAGYAGASLNYRLSQHAIFPAQIEDVKAAVRWLRANAETYRLDPNRFAAWGSSAGGHLVAMLGTTGDVAEFEVGENLKVSSQVQAVVDYFGPTDFLQMDAQRLPDGLVHDDPDSPESRLVGGPIQEHKDRVARANPITYVSKDDSPILIIHGDQDKLVPYHQSVLLKDALEAAGVPVTFYKVEGGGHGWFRDPKVPELTKAFLEKHLKP
- a CDS encoding MATE family efflux transporter, yielding MRTSKHDLTRGSISKTLLRLAIPTFVSQLLQDMFNVVDMIFVGRLGPAALVAVAMSGNLLRLVSILAHGISTGTIILVSQFLGARKRVQSESIAMQALTLNVVCALGIGCLGYPLAEFGLWLMGVEPEVIPLGVPYLRVMLLGAVTMFLSRTLTAIFRGAGDAVTPMVVLIFSSIVNIVLDPLLIFGIWRFPRLGVVGSAYATVIGRGLGSAILLYLCFRGRGVISLRHVERRPNLLVWGQIMRLGIFNAMQALLRHGSRVLFIRVVAIFGTDPVAGYAICMRLRSLVMHFGTAFSNAVAPMVGQNIGANRIDRAEKSAQLGSILAAVVVTLIGIFLFTTPQFFVGWFTNEPEVTEIGSAYLRYLAATFAFMVVASVLGRALNGAGDTVSPMTITGLSQFGVGLTLVIVLSQSIGLTGIWWGIAVSNVVQCLFIGYWFRRGSWKIQNPTVPHGH